A genomic region of Mycolicibacterium poriferae contains the following coding sequences:
- a CDS encoding ABC transporter permease: MTGTQQTDVRPTPPRRAGHQPPPAARAAGLVIAITAALAVIALAFALPAVNSAPREVPIGAAGPQAASAQTVDMLERSGRDAFAVTFYPGRAALTQAIEDREVYGGIALPTAPGEPATLLIATGASPAVAGLLTQMGQQLGMHTGMPVTIEDLAPPTPDDPRGAGLAASALPLTLAGLLPAIALVLAFPRAPGLQFGAALASAALSGVTIAVLLRYVLGSTTTNFWGVAGGLTLGVGAALLLLLGLGALFGKAGLGVGALLAVLVGNPLSGLTSAPEMLPAGWGTLGQLLPQGATATVLRSTAFFGGAGSSGAVVVLACWALTGTALLSAAALRHRKLAAR; the protein is encoded by the coding sequence ATGACTGGCACCCAACAGACGGACGTTCGTCCCACCCCTCCGCGACGCGCAGGCCACCAACCACCTCCGGCGGCCCGGGCCGCCGGTCTCGTCATCGCGATCACCGCGGCGCTGGCCGTCATCGCGCTGGCCTTCGCGCTCCCGGCGGTGAACTCCGCCCCCCGCGAGGTCCCCATCGGCGCGGCAGGTCCGCAGGCGGCCTCCGCGCAGACCGTCGACATGCTCGAGCGCAGCGGCCGGGATGCCTTCGCCGTGACGTTCTATCCCGGCAGGGCCGCGCTCACCCAGGCCATCGAGGACCGGGAGGTCTACGGCGGCATCGCGCTGCCCACCGCGCCCGGCGAGCCGGCCACGCTGCTGATCGCCACCGGCGCCAGCCCGGCCGTGGCCGGGCTGCTGACCCAGATGGGGCAACAGCTCGGCATGCACACCGGCATGCCGGTGACGATCGAGGACCTGGCCCCACCCACCCCGGACGACCCCCGCGGCGCCGGCCTGGCGGCCTCGGCGCTGCCCCTGACACTGGCCGGGCTGCTGCCGGCGATCGCGCTGGTACTCGCCTTCCCACGGGCGCCCGGCCTGCAGTTCGGGGCGGCACTGGCGTCGGCGGCGCTGTCGGGGGTCACGATCGCGGTGCTGCTGCGTTACGTGCTCGGGTCGACGACCACGAACTTCTGGGGCGTGGCCGGCGGGCTGACGCTGGGTGTGGGGGCCGCGCTGTTGTTGCTGCTCGGACTGGGTGCGCTGTTCGGCAAGGCCGGGCTCGGCGTCGGCGCTCTCCTCGCGGTCCTGGTCGGTAATCCGCTCTCGGGCCTGACCAGCGCCCCGGAGATGCTGCCTGCGGGTTGGGGCACGCTCGGCCAGCTGCTACCCCAGGGGGCCACCGCCACAGTGCTGCGGTCCACGGCCTTCTTCGGTGGAGCCGGGTCCTCAGGTGCGGTCGTCGTGCTGGCGTGCTGGGCCCTGACCGGTACCGCACTGTTATCCGCGGCTGCGCTGCGTCACAGGAAGCTCGCGGCCCGGTGA
- a CDS encoding TetR/AcrR family transcriptional regulator, whose amino-acid sequence MAPPGKTPRRRGRREGDPVSRDVVLAAAKSRFAADGYERTTLRAVATDARVDPAMVLYLFGSKQELFRESLRLIIDPAVLVAALRGAEADGEPDVGARMVRTYLGVWEAPDTGDSMRAMLASATSNTDAREAFRSFMQSYVLAAVSEVLGGGSDARLRASLAGSSLVGVAMLRYLMSVPPLSELPTDDVVRLVAPTVTRYLTADADELGLPT is encoded by the coding sequence ATGGCTCCACCAGGGAAAACGCCACGGCGCCGGGGGCGTCGCGAGGGTGATCCGGTGTCCCGGGACGTGGTGTTGGCCGCGGCGAAGTCCCGGTTCGCCGCCGACGGCTACGAGAGGACGACGCTGCGGGCGGTGGCCACGGATGCTCGCGTGGACCCGGCGATGGTGTTGTATCTGTTCGGTTCCAAGCAGGAACTGTTCCGCGAATCGCTGCGCCTGATCATCGACCCCGCTGTGTTGGTGGCCGCACTACGAGGCGCAGAAGCAGACGGCGAGCCGGACGTCGGCGCCCGCATGGTGCGCACCTACCTCGGGGTGTGGGAAGCACCCGACACCGGGGACAGCATGCGGGCGATGCTGGCCTCGGCGACGTCGAACACCGACGCGCGCGAGGCGTTTCGCTCCTTCATGCAGAGCTACGTCCTGGCCGCCGTGTCCGAGGTGCTGGGCGGCGGCAGCGACGCCCGCCTGCGCGCCTCGCTGGCCGGCAGCAGCCTGGTCGGTGTCGCGATGCTGCGCTATCTGATGAGCGTGCCCCCGTTGTCGGAGCTGCCGACCGACGACGTGGTGCGGCTGGTGGCCCCCACCGTCACGCGGTATCTGACCGCGGACGCCGACGAACTCGGGCTACCCACCTAG